AATAGTTGGGGCGGCTTGGCTTCCCAGTCGGTATTGATGCCGGTGCTGGCGCTTATGTTGTCTCGCTTGGGTCCGCGCCATTGGGGCCAATCCTCGCCCCGGCAGACTTCACACAAAAGGCTTCCCGCCAGGCAAAACAATACCAAAAGCGACACACGTTTCATAACTTGGGTCCCTAGAATTAATCGAAGAATGTTAAATGGGATTTTGCCGCGCGGCGCATGGCACCGGGGCAAGCAATACGTTGGCGGGCAGGGCAGGCGTGGAGCTGATTTTTTGGGCGCTTCCCCGGCCTACCAAGTATACAGACGGCGGGATCAATACCAGTAACCTACCGAATCACCGCCATCTGTGCCACAAAAATTATTTTTCTAGAAAAAAATTGCGGCAGATAAGCTTATCCCTGGCGATTTGGCGTGATCCTCCGCGGTTGGTAAAACGTGCGCACATCAATCCAGTGCATGCCCGCCCGCCGCGCCGCTTCCAAGCCTGGGTCGGTGTCTTCATATACCAGGCAGTGCTCCGCCGCCACGCCCAACCGGCGGGCGGCCTCGAGAAATATATCCGGATTAGGTTTGTGGCGTTCGACATCATCGGCGGTCACCACGGCGTCAAACAGATGCAGCGCCTGGATATGCGAAAGAATTTTTTCGCAGACGCGGCGAATGCCCCCCGTGGCCACCGCCAACGGTAGCTTGCCGGCGTAAGATTGGGCGACGC
Above is a window of Pirellulales bacterium DNA encoding:
- a CDS encoding HAD-IA family hydrolase, translating into MTEQELAERGIQGIIFDCDGTLADTMPPHFLAWTSTLDRHGLELDEDRFYALGGWPTHKIIELLASEQGRQLNVSAMVIEKEQEFEDILHQVSAIEPVLRVAQSYAGKLPLAVATGGIRRVCEKILSHIQALHLFDAVVTADDVERHKPNPDIFLEAARRLGVAAEHCLVYEDTDPGLEAARRAGMHWIDVRTFYQPRRITPNRQG